The following DNA comes from Triticum aestivum cultivar Chinese Spring chromosome 3D, IWGSC CS RefSeq v2.1, whole genome shotgun sequence.
CGTGTTCTTCTTCTCTTTGcaggaaaggagggttgtccaAGTACTACGACGGAAAGTCCCAGTCGTTCGCGTGCATGTCCGAGGTGAGGTGCCTGGAGGATCTGCCCAAGAAGAGCCCCTGCAAGAAGATCAATTCATGCAAGAGCTACGTGGATCTGGACGGGAACCAGACAGTTTGCCCCGTACCTGCTCCCAACACCAGCAGCAAGGGAATCGCCAAGCAGAGCTCCGTGAGCTCCTGCGCGAATCTGATGATGGCGCGGACCAGCAGCGCCAACGTGCTCTACAGGCCTCCCGCGATCCCTGTCAACAAGAGCGCGTGCCATCAGTAGGGCTCGCAGCTGAAAAAAATGTCTGTCCAGGGCTGGCTTCGCTTCTCTTCTTTGTTCCTTGATGAGGATTTTTCTTGGCGGGCGTATTAGCCTGTCAAATGTACTAAGAGGCTTTTGCTTCTCTGCTGTTTGGGAAGACATATTGTTCAGGAGGACATTGATTGATTCATCAGTGTGTAAATAGAGACCGGTTGTATACCAAACATTTTCTTTCGATTAACAAAGATTATATAAGGTCTGAATTCTGAGCCACGGTACATGGTCTTTGATCATCCTGGTTATTTCTCAACATAACAAGGAGTACAAAGTAGCATGGCCAAAACAGAGAGCGGTCCTTTGGGTTATCAGAGATGGAAGAATGttttactccctccgatccagTACTAAAGTTGTACTAAGTGAGCAACAAGTAATACGGATCATATGGAGTACAACTACAAATATTTCCCAGTGGAAAAAAGAATGGCGTGCTTCACTGATTGCCAACCAAAAAATAGCTCTGCCTGATGCTTCAAGTGTTAAAACTCTTGGCGGGTGCTGTGACCACAACCCTGAATTATCTTGGTGATAGATGTTTGAACAAAACTTGTTATTTGGCAACAACACTGTGGGAAGACAATCCTGTCCCAGTGCGCCTTAGTAGTGTCAGCGGCTGTTAGAAAGCGTAGTCATAGATGGCCTGTGCAACTCCATCTTCGTCGTTGGTGGCGCCGATCACGTTTGCAACTGCTTTGGTCTTCTCAGCGCCGTTTGCCAAAGCGACACCCAGTGATGCTACCTCTAGCATTTCTATGTCATTTTCTCCATCTCCAATTGCCATTACCTTGCAGAAAAAGGTTACAAAGttagaaataatgcaagcccaggtagtattggtAGCCAAACAAAATTTCGAGGATTCAACGGAAGCTTAGGGGGAGTGTTATATATTCAAAATGTGATTAGAAAAGGGAAATAATGATCAAAATTAGATTTGTAACTGAAGAAACTGAGAGAAGAAAATGCAGCAACATGTGGCTTGCACCATGGAAGATGTAGTGGGGAACTAGACAACTTATACCTCATCCGGGCTGATACAAAGATGGTCCAGCAAAATCTTCACCCCGGTGCCCTTCGAAGTTGCAGGTGGTACAAGCTCAAGCATATCAGGCTGTGCCTGGAGAACGCCAGCCCTTTCTTTTATCGCCTTTGTCCAGTATGGCCTCAATGTAGAAGAAACTCCCTCAGAAGTTCCAATGAACACTAGTTTCTGGACATGAAAATTATAGCATAGTCAAGCTATAACAGATCTTTAACATTCTCAAACTGCTAAATCTTTTCTTCTTCAAAAGATCCAGATAGTTTTATAAACTGATGAGCATGTGCTCCCTAGAGCCAAAATGGATTTTTGATGACTATGTCCATATATAAATGCCAGATGCAATAAAAGAACAGCAGCTTATTTGTTCCACCGATAGAAAGTGTGAGTGTGCTAAATAAATAGTTGATCTTTGACGAACTATTAAATCTTTGGCCGGCCGGCCACATGGACTTATTCATATTATACAAATATTTAtcaggatgtgatgaagaaaaagTCATTAATCTTTATGCTGTAAGGTTTCAAGTGAAGGAACTAGTAAGATAATTCATACAGAACTGATCTCAGACTTGTAATTGACACCAAAGATAGTTTTTAAAATAAGCACAGCACCTGTATCTCAGCTGTTCCTAAAAGCTGGTCAATAGATGACACTATTTCAGCCTGCAAGATGAATCCCATGTAAACCAATAGGTATAGAAACATTTGGGATTCACAAAGAACGGATTATTAAAATCCCATCATACCTTAGGTTCATGGTATACTTCATGGAGAGAATCAACCAATGGGTCCTTAAACATAGAAAAACACCGATCCTGGCTAAATGCTACTAATGGTACCTTGTGCTCCAAAGAATATAAGAATGCCTGCATGCAGCATCCCAATAAAAATGTCACTAATGCTGCAGATGTAGAAGCATTTGCTGGGGAGATAATTATCAGATGGGATGGATGATCTCCAATTGTAGTAAAACACAAGTTGTTGCTTACCTCTCGGCATACTTCTTGGTTCAATGTATTTCTATAAATTTCTCTCCCTTCCAAACCATAAACCAACAGCCCCTACAATTACAGATTTAACTTCATGAAAATGGTGACAACACTCATGGGAATAATCAATTTTGCTCTTATTTACAGATGAGAACAATGGTTTATATTTTTCAAACACTATACTACAATAGAGCAATCATAACtcgttttaaaataaataaatcataacTTGCTTTAATATACAGCATTTGAGGTAGAGCATCAAGTTTAGACTAGCATATTACAGAAGTGAGTACAAGCACAGAACATGGTCACATCAAATGATGCCATCAGCTTTTTATGGTCATATTTGTGCAAGCTTCTAATAAACATGTTTTGAACAGGCCAGCAACAGGGGTATCGACAGCATACTTCCTATTCCAGGAACACATGCATAGCAAGTTTTTGAATGCAGGAAGGTAAGAATGGTTGGCCTATTCTGAACCAAATTCGACATGGTAACTCGatacatgagccaaaaaggcactccctctgtaaagaaatataagatcgtttagatcactattcTACAGAGGAAGTAATTTACAACAAAGGGTACTTTCCTCTTTGCTGGCTGGTTATGTCACTCTAATAAATATTAGATGGGTATTTTTACTTGACTAACAAACCCTTAAGAATACATATCATCCAAAATAATGACCACTGTGCAAGGGTCTAGCCAGAATCTGGCGGCTTTGAGAGGTTCGTGGATCTCGAAATTTCACAGCCCTCAAATGTGGGATTTGAGTAACTCTCATGACGTCAAATCAACTATAGTACCTTTTTTTTTATTGAAGGCATAAGTTTTAATTGCCACCACTGATCTAGACCTATTATAATAAACTAATAGCAGAAAATGTTTTTAGAAATCAAGAAACTTCAAGTATGCTTTATTCCAACCAGATTTGGTTAGGGTGTCAATTTGGTTATGATTATGTGCAGAATGCATTCTACAGAACAAACATGAGAACATACAAATATGCACCTCCATTGGCATCCTNNNNNNNNNNNNNNNNNNNNNNNNNNNNNNNNNNNNNNNNNNNNNNNNNNNNNNNNNNNNNNNNNNNNNNNNNNNNNNNNNNNNNNNNNNNNNNNNNNNNNNNNNNNNNNNNNNNNNNNNNNNNNNNNNNNNNNNNNNNNNNNNNNNNNNNNNNNNNNNNNNNNNNNNNNNNNNNNNNNNNNNNNNNNNNNNNNNNNNNNNNNNNNNNNNNNNNNNNNNNNNNNNNNNNNNNNNNNNNNNNNNNNNNNNNNNNNNNNNNNNNNNNNNNNNNNNNNNNNNNacccgaattacttgtcgcagaaatggatgtatctagaagtaaaaatacgtctagatacattcatctCTGCGACAAGTAAtgcgagacggagggagtacaagagtaTTTTGAATGAAAACACACTTTCCACCTACCTGAAGAAATATACCAGGCGAAGATTCTGAAACAATGCCATTTCTTCCAGATAAATCAACCATATTAAGAGCATCAATGGCAGCTGGGCGCGTCTATTTTCAAAGTGAGCATGGATAGAAAAAAATAATCAGCATTCTGAGTTTCGGATAAATATCACAACGCCAAACAGAAATAATCAGTAACGTAAGAGCGAACTTCTGAACTCCATTGACTGTTTTAGTCGCGACATATTCCATTCAAGACCATAGAAACAATGTAAATGAGAAGATTCATCCAAACACCAAGGGTCTGTCCAGATGGGCTATTTTTCGTAAGTTTCTTAGTTAAGA
Coding sequences within:
- the LOC123079077 gene encoding uncharacterized protein gives rise to the protein MGRSAGAPQVLPAHQKDEDLFETSSFSCDSDDEARFSDGEDQFVPASTPRRLNPDGVYDLSSMKADLSAKKGGLSKYYDGKSQSFACMSEVRCLEDLPKKSPCKKINSCKSYVDLDGNQTVCPVPAPNTSSKGIAKQSSVSSCANLMMARTSSANVLYRPPAIPVNKSACHQ